From Salvia splendens isolate huo1 chromosome 3, SspV2, whole genome shotgun sequence, a single genomic window includes:
- the LOC121797339 gene encoding putative late blight resistance protein homolog R1A-10 isoform X1 — protein MAAYGALVSLMHIIDTLRKHPFPPIRIDKKQVESLTQNVTILQEFLDAAYISPVAGSHEADPLERRIADAVYAAEDVIESQIVLQIDRRSPIVEGHGFYQDLQKVIEEMNLIKNGVQKIAVEAHLQQKPVAASTSSSSVKENVMVGFEEVFLEVLDKLTGYQLSRETIPITGMGGIGKTTLARSLFENALVKERFNIRAWTTISQTFNVRETLREVLFQASGDSSSDLSEEKLGEKIYKFLFGRRYLVIMDDMWSVEVWEKIKFFFPNNENGSRIIVTTRLSNLSSSLNESYRVDMQFLDKESSWGLFCKIVFEKESCPLELVNIGKNIVVQCKGLPLSIVTIGGLLAKSKRVIEYWKHIEQNLNSVVINNNDEFCLKILRMSYIYLLNYLKPCFLYMGFFEEDRRIRVSMLMKLWVCEGFLKPRNGKSLEIIAQEYFKELVDRNLILVDGLGCTGNIKYCKIHDLLRDLCLKEVEKERFYHVIRDDPLHISCERRVVLKTEVLLINKVLGSLSHARSIICDYDESSKSEVRLPHNLRLLRTFKAYDDSDDRSIMYLSFWNGSYFLDNVFEMVNSRYLAISVHDESKFPTSVDLLWNLHTLIICCRNIGIPIGIWKLHQLQHLEFRSSNLNLPDPPSGDNDIVGMENLHTLKGVTNWVLKEEVVERIPNVKKLNLTYKEVKQIEGANCLSYLHCFSKLENFFCDGFGSHEYLQEMRLPRSLKKLSIVASFTLELEDIMPKIGSLPLLEKFVLQYGFFKTGKWETIEGQFTSLKFLRLEHCKGLEDWIVSDSSHFPLLQNLFLHSFRQLKEIPAEIGEVATLKSISLNSCSESAVMSTKHIVEELEELHGETDLHVRVSTSNESLRCFASVNFEVDVYHFIKYPLISTGEDDGNC, from the coding sequence ATGGCAGCTTATGGAGCTCTGGTTTCTCTTATGCATATCATAGATACCCTTCGCAAACATCCTTTCCCTCCAATTCGTATTGACAAAAAACAAGTTGaatctctcactcaaaatgtTACCATCTTGCAGGAGTTTCTTGATGCTGCTTATATATCCCCTGTTGCCGGTAGCCATGAAGCTGATCCATTGGAGCGTCGTATTGCTGATGCAGTTTATGCAGCCGAAGATGTTATCGAATCACAAATTGTGCTTCAGATTGACCGACGATCTCCAATCGTTGAGGGTCATGGCTTCTATCAAGATCTGCAGAAAGTGATTGAAGAAATGAATTTGATCAAGAATGGGGTGCAGAAGATTGCAGTGGAAGCTCACTTGCAGCAAAAGCCCGTTGCTGCGTCAACGTCTTCTTCCTCTGTGAAGGAAAACGTGATGGTGGGCTTTGAGGAAGTGTTTCTTGAAGTTTTGGATAAGCTCACTGGATATCAACTCAGCCGCGAAACCATCCCTATCACGGGGATGGGTGGAATTGGTAAGACCACTCTTGCCCGAAGTTTATTTGAGAATGCACTTGTTAAGGAGCGTTTTAACATTCGTGCTTGGACTACAATTTCTCAAACTTTTAACGTTAGAGAAACACTTAGAGAAGTTCTTTTCCAAGCAAGTGGTGATTCAAGTAGTGATCTGAGTGAGGAAAAATTGGGAGAAAAAATATACAAGTTTTTATTTGGTAGGAGGTATCTCGTAATAATGGATGATATGTGGAGTGTAGAGGTGTGGGAGAAGATAAAATTTTTCTTTCCTAATAACGAAAATGGTAGTCGGATAATCGTAACCACTAGATTGTCAAACTTGAGTTCTTCGTTGAATGAGTCTTATAGGGTTGATATGCAATTTCTTGATAAGGAAAGTAGTTGGGGATTGTTTTGTAAGATAGTGTTTGAGAAAGAAAGTTGTCCTCTTGAGTTGGTGAATATTGGAAAGAATATTGTAGTGCAATGTAAAGGGCTTCCTTTATCAATTGTAACAATAGGAGGTCTTTTGGCAAAATCTAAGCGCGTGATAGAATATTGGAAGCATATAGAGCAAAATTTAAATTCAGTTGTTATCAACAACAATGATGAATTTTGCTTGAAAATCTTGAGGATGAGCTATATCTATCTGCTAAACTATTTGAAGCCATGTTTTTTGTATATGGGTTTTTTTGAAGAAGATCGTAGGATCCGCGTGTCAATGCTCATGAAGCTATGGGTTTGTGAAGGGTTTTTAAAACCAAGGAATGGGAAAAGTTTGGAAATAATTGCACAAGAGTATTTTAAGGAGTTGGTTGATAGAAATCTCATTTTAGTTGATGGGTTGGGGTGTACTGGAAATATTAAGTATTGTAAAATTCATGATTTGTTGAGAGATTTGTGTTTGAAAGAAGTTGAAAAGGAAAGATTTTATCATGTGATAAGAGACGATCCACTACACATAAGTTGCGAACGCCGGGTTGTTCTGAAAACTGAAGTGTTGCTAATAAATAAAGTGTTGGGATCTTTATCACATGCTCGTTCTATAATATGTGATTATGATGAAAGCAGCAAGAGTGAAGTTAGACTGCCTCACAATCTTAGATTGTTGAGAACTTTCAAAGCATATGATGATAGTGATGATCGTTCTATAATGTACCTATCTTTTTGGAATGGTTCTTATTTCCTAGATAATGTGTTTGAAATGGTGAACTCAAGGTACCTTGCTATAAGCGTTCATGACGAGTCAAAATTCCCTACTTCAGTTGATCTGCTTTGGAATTTGCACACATTGATCATTTGTTGCAGAAATATTGGTATACCAATTGGAATTTGGAAACTGCATCAACTTCAGCATCTTGAGTTTAGGTCAAGCAACTTGAATCTCCCAGACCCTCCTAGTGGCGACAATGACATTGTTGGTATGGAGAATCTGCATACCCTCAAAGGAGTGACGAATTGGGTTTTGAAGGAGGAGGTGGTTGAAAGAATTCCCAATGTGAAGAAATTGAATCTAACATACAAAGAGGTGAAGCAAATAGAGGGAGCAAACTGTCTCAGCTATCTTCACTGTTTTAGCAAATTGGAAAATTTCTTCTGCGATGGATTTGGAAGTCATGAGTATTTGCAAGAGATGAGGCTCCCTCGCTCTCTCAAGAAATTGTCTATTGTTGCCTCTTTTACTCTGGAGTTGGAAGACATAATGCCAAAAATCGGTTCATTGCCCCTTCTCGAGAAGTTTGTATTACAGTATGGTTTCTTCAAAACAGGTAAGTGGGAAACAATTGAAGGTCAATTCACAAGTCTCAAGTTTCTACGGTTGGAGCATTGTAAAGGTCTAGAAGATTGGATTGTGTCAGACAGCTCTCACTTCCCACTCCTCCAAAACCTTTTTCTTCATAGTTTTCGTCAATTGAAGGAGATCCCAGCAGAAATTGGAGAGGTAGCAACTCTGAAGTCTATTTCATTGAACAGTTGCAGTGAATCAGCAGTGATGTCAACTAAACACATAGTAGAGGAACTCGAGGAATTACATGGAGAGACAGACCTTCATGTTCGTGTTTCGACTTCTAATGAATCACTGAGGTGCTTTGCAAGTGTCAACTTTGAAGTTGATGTGTATCACTTCATCAAATATCCTCTCATTTCCACAGGAGAAGATGATGGAAATTGCTAA
- the LOC121797339 gene encoding putative late blight resistance protein homolog R1A-10 isoform X2, with protein MNLIKNGVQKIAVEAHLQQKPVAASTSSSSVKENVMVGFEEVFLEVLDKLTGYQLSRETIPITGMGGIGKTTLARSLFENALVKERFNIRAWTTISQTFNVRETLREVLFQASGDSSSDLSEEKLGEKIYKFLFGRRYLVIMDDMWSVEVWEKIKFFFPNNENGSRIIVTTRLSNLSSSLNESYRVDMQFLDKESSWGLFCKIVFEKESCPLELVNIGKNIVVQCKGLPLSIVTIGGLLAKSKRVIEYWKHIEQNLNSVVINNNDEFCLKILRMSYIYLLNYLKPCFLYMGFFEEDRRIRVSMLMKLWVCEGFLKPRNGKSLEIIAQEYFKELVDRNLILVDGLGCTGNIKYCKIHDLLRDLCLKEVEKERFYHVIRDDPLHISCERRVVLKTEVLLINKVLGSLSHARSIICDYDESSKSEVRLPHNLRLLRTFKAYDDSDDRSIMYLSFWNGSYFLDNVFEMVNSRYLAISVHDESKFPTSVDLLWNLHTLIICCRNIGIPIGIWKLHQLQHLEFRSSNLNLPDPPSGDNDIVGMENLHTLKGVTNWVLKEEVVERIPNVKKLNLTYKEVKQIEGANCLSYLHCFSKLENFFCDGFGSHEYLQEMRLPRSLKKLSIVASFTLELEDIMPKIGSLPLLEKFVLQYGFFKTGKWETIEGQFTSLKFLRLEHCKGLEDWIVSDSSHFPLLQNLFLHSFRQLKEIPAEIGEVATLKSISLNSCSESAVMSTKHIVEELEELHGETDLHVRVSTSNESLRCFASVNFEVDVYHFIKYPLISTGEDDGNC; from the coding sequence ATGAATTTGATCAAGAATGGGGTGCAGAAGATTGCAGTGGAAGCTCACTTGCAGCAAAAGCCCGTTGCTGCGTCAACGTCTTCTTCCTCTGTGAAGGAAAACGTGATGGTGGGCTTTGAGGAAGTGTTTCTTGAAGTTTTGGATAAGCTCACTGGATATCAACTCAGCCGCGAAACCATCCCTATCACGGGGATGGGTGGAATTGGTAAGACCACTCTTGCCCGAAGTTTATTTGAGAATGCACTTGTTAAGGAGCGTTTTAACATTCGTGCTTGGACTACAATTTCTCAAACTTTTAACGTTAGAGAAACACTTAGAGAAGTTCTTTTCCAAGCAAGTGGTGATTCAAGTAGTGATCTGAGTGAGGAAAAATTGGGAGAAAAAATATACAAGTTTTTATTTGGTAGGAGGTATCTCGTAATAATGGATGATATGTGGAGTGTAGAGGTGTGGGAGAAGATAAAATTTTTCTTTCCTAATAACGAAAATGGTAGTCGGATAATCGTAACCACTAGATTGTCAAACTTGAGTTCTTCGTTGAATGAGTCTTATAGGGTTGATATGCAATTTCTTGATAAGGAAAGTAGTTGGGGATTGTTTTGTAAGATAGTGTTTGAGAAAGAAAGTTGTCCTCTTGAGTTGGTGAATATTGGAAAGAATATTGTAGTGCAATGTAAAGGGCTTCCTTTATCAATTGTAACAATAGGAGGTCTTTTGGCAAAATCTAAGCGCGTGATAGAATATTGGAAGCATATAGAGCAAAATTTAAATTCAGTTGTTATCAACAACAATGATGAATTTTGCTTGAAAATCTTGAGGATGAGCTATATCTATCTGCTAAACTATTTGAAGCCATGTTTTTTGTATATGGGTTTTTTTGAAGAAGATCGTAGGATCCGCGTGTCAATGCTCATGAAGCTATGGGTTTGTGAAGGGTTTTTAAAACCAAGGAATGGGAAAAGTTTGGAAATAATTGCACAAGAGTATTTTAAGGAGTTGGTTGATAGAAATCTCATTTTAGTTGATGGGTTGGGGTGTACTGGAAATATTAAGTATTGTAAAATTCATGATTTGTTGAGAGATTTGTGTTTGAAAGAAGTTGAAAAGGAAAGATTTTATCATGTGATAAGAGACGATCCACTACACATAAGTTGCGAACGCCGGGTTGTTCTGAAAACTGAAGTGTTGCTAATAAATAAAGTGTTGGGATCTTTATCACATGCTCGTTCTATAATATGTGATTATGATGAAAGCAGCAAGAGTGAAGTTAGACTGCCTCACAATCTTAGATTGTTGAGAACTTTCAAAGCATATGATGATAGTGATGATCGTTCTATAATGTACCTATCTTTTTGGAATGGTTCTTATTTCCTAGATAATGTGTTTGAAATGGTGAACTCAAGGTACCTTGCTATAAGCGTTCATGACGAGTCAAAATTCCCTACTTCAGTTGATCTGCTTTGGAATTTGCACACATTGATCATTTGTTGCAGAAATATTGGTATACCAATTGGAATTTGGAAACTGCATCAACTTCAGCATCTTGAGTTTAGGTCAAGCAACTTGAATCTCCCAGACCCTCCTAGTGGCGACAATGACATTGTTGGTATGGAGAATCTGCATACCCTCAAAGGAGTGACGAATTGGGTTTTGAAGGAGGAGGTGGTTGAAAGAATTCCCAATGTGAAGAAATTGAATCTAACATACAAAGAGGTGAAGCAAATAGAGGGAGCAAACTGTCTCAGCTATCTTCACTGTTTTAGCAAATTGGAAAATTTCTTCTGCGATGGATTTGGAAGTCATGAGTATTTGCAAGAGATGAGGCTCCCTCGCTCTCTCAAGAAATTGTCTATTGTTGCCTCTTTTACTCTGGAGTTGGAAGACATAATGCCAAAAATCGGTTCATTGCCCCTTCTCGAGAAGTTTGTATTACAGTATGGTTTCTTCAAAACAGGTAAGTGGGAAACAATTGAAGGTCAATTCACAAGTCTCAAGTTTCTACGGTTGGAGCATTGTAAAGGTCTAGAAGATTGGATTGTGTCAGACAGCTCTCACTTCCCACTCCTCCAAAACCTTTTTCTTCATAGTTTTCGTCAATTGAAGGAGATCCCAGCAGAAATTGGAGAGGTAGCAACTCTGAAGTCTATTTCATTGAACAGTTGCAGTGAATCAGCAGTGATGTCAACTAAACACATAGTAGAGGAACTCGAGGAATTACATGGAGAGACAGACCTTCATGTTCGTGTTTCGACTTCTAATGAATCACTGAGGTGCTTTGCAAGTGTCAACTTTGAAGTTGATGTGTATCACTTCATCAAATATCCTCTCATTTCCACAGGAGAAGATGATGGAAATTGCTAA